The following proteins are encoded in a genomic region of Takifugu rubripes chromosome 21, fTakRub1.2, whole genome shotgun sequence:
- the LOC105418540 gene encoding kinesin-like protein KIF27 isoform X1, producing the protein MSEVNIQVAVRIRPLLPKELLRHHCECVKVIPGSAQMFVNPDRLFTFDHAFGPSASQDEVYRACIQPMVRSLLDGYNATVFCYGETGSGKTYTISGGGQDDEGGIIEHVARDVFGYLDEKLKSNEIDVATVHMSYLELYMEEVRDLLDLPTNQKGLNVRDDINGNTVVVGARESAVNSAEELLSLVEMSSAARQTCTTRMNDKSSRSHTVLTILINQQCNNDSNTLCSSKFCLVDLAGSERVKKTGNTGKHFKESIHINTDLLAVGNVIRALSDRALNFCGKTRKSTFIPFRDAKITRLLRDSLGGTSHTLMMTCVNPSSNSLAETLNVLYFASKARHIRNHPAKQPIHTDPKYNQKLARARISELENEVKLLKEVIEEKQMMIKEVALENIGSEDQRGGDIHFKQGEPLQYWMLTQEAAALLAKISSPSPSFKQELQDWQERLTTINHQHPEDGADFSLSALKLKDELNKCKEALTLKEQQKQQKEAENCLLKRQLQILLEENKTYLQGSGEERKCSHLETEHYLEQQMLISRLRNNLLVIKTSSLDAGTYGATDNNSQSVCLRHGCKYENTGRVRSSPPAYSLERVMADFKMRGHILLAENEKKENNNSLLTKQQSEDRDMAEVEEDTVNGLKGLRTNLSKTWTWPKKNSTLNDRTEPTSHTITINQQSTDYIDTKQVRDKEKLKAGETKKQLRDLSVIVGIKKDLIKELVKTEKELKALLKHNRYSKESRDDVLQILLIHGQQIQAQVYSSLQHMKKQRAELQARLKHMEETSNDHQTTNLVKSTGDDLVNKSGQQKTSVEKLPESCWLETEEELELRRRAELQKLKDEQKRRDEVLKHREACAQQINKLEFKMLLSSQIFQTLAEDLRHVSMSLDSLERSSMEMQRGDSTAESQEGERQRLKMKKETLDAQLQDGRVLSVEEEESLVLLEEDCEALDAALEFENICIQERQKRINTNSSSNQSPNTEPDQLTAVIRKIRTLSATEVSELLIKYFNKVVCLRETLQNLHLRCDELELVVREKEMMVNKMDSNRQRLTLDADRRLTQLQRDHQFNIQQLLQKLRVGVSGEELQAGEEKRKYLERELLFYKSSARELKRKLKETGADMAKFAGDQEQLQNTESSTREQDPLVDIKTKKHLLAEEGNGRGTTHTLKKSSVDML; encoded by the exons ATGAGCGAGGTCAACATCCAGGTGGCGGTCCGCATCCGTCCTTTGCTTCCCAAAGAGCTTCTTCGCCACCATTGTGAGTGTGTAAAGGTGATTCCGGGTAGTGCGCAGATGTTTGTGAACCCAGACAGGCTTTTCACGTTCGACCACGCATTTGGACCTTCAGCCAGCCAGGATGAGGTTTACAGGGCCTGCATTCAGCCCATGGTGAGATCCCTGCTGGACGGGTACAACGCCACCGTGTTCTGTTATGGAGAGACCGGTTCTGGAAAGACCTACACCATCAGCGGGGGTGGCCAAG ATGACGAGGGGGGGATTATTGAACACGTGGCTCGGGATGTGTTTGGTTATCTGGATGAGAAATTAAAAAGTAATGAAATTGATGTAGCCACGGTGCACATGTCCTACCTGGAACTGTACATGGAGGAAGTGCGAGACCTGCTGGACTTGCCAACTAATCAGAAAGGCCTCAATGTCAGAGACGACATTAATGGGAACACAG TGGTTGTGGGAGCCAGGGAGAGTGCTGTCAACTCAGCAGAGGAGCTACTAAGTCTTGTTGAGATGAGCTCTGCCGCGCGACAAACCTGCACCACAAGGATGAACGACAAGTCAAGTCGTTCTCACACTGTTCTCACGATTCTGATCAACCAGCAATGCAACAACGACTCAAACACTCTCTGCTCTTCCAAGTTCTGCCTGGTCGACCTAGCAGGTTCTGAACGCGTTAAAAAGACGGGAAACACCGGAAAGCATTTCAAAGAGTCTATTCACATCAACACGGACCTACTGGCTGTTGGGAATGTCATCCGTGCCCTTTCTGATAGAGCTCTAAATTTCTGTGGCAAAACACGCAAGAGCACTTTCATACCATTTCGGGACGCTAAGATCACCCGTCTTCTCCGGGATTCCTTGGGAGGCACCTCTCACACACTGATGATGACATGCGTGAACCCCTCCAGCAACAGCTTAGCTGAGACTCTAAATGTGCTTTACTTTGCTTCCAAGGCTCGTCACATCCGCAACCATCCTGCCAAGCAGCCCATTCACACCGACCCAAAATACAATCAGAAACTTGCTAGGGCTCGGATAAGCGAACTTGAAAATGAAGTCAAGTTACTGAAGGAGGTAAtagaagagaagcagatgatgatAAAAGAAGTGGCTTTAGAAAACATCGGCAGTGAGGaccagagggggggggacaTACATTTTAAACAAGGTGAACCACTGCAATACTGGATGCTCACGCAGGAAGCGGCAGCACTGCTGGCAAAGATCTCTAGTCCAAGTCCATCTTtcaaacaggagctgcaggattgGCAGGAAAGATTGACAACCATCAACCACCAACATCCAGAGGATGGAGCAGACTTTTCACTTTCTGCATTAAAGCTTAAAGATGAACTCAATAAATGCAAG GAAGCTCTCACTCTAAAggaacaacagaagcagcaaaaggAGGCAGAAAACTGTCTGCTCAAAAGACAATTACAAATACTGCTTGAGGAGAATAAAACCTACCTTCAGGGCTCGGGGGAGGAAAGGAAATGCAGTCATTtagag ACTGAACATTATTTGGAGCAGCAGATGTTAATCAGTCGTCTTCGCAACAATCTTCTGGTGATCAAGACCTCATCATTGGACGCAGGGACTTATGGGGCAACAGACAACAACTCTCAGAGTGTTTGCTTGAGACATGGTTGCAAATACGAGAATACAGGGAGG GTTCGCTCCAGTCCCCCAGCCTATTCTCTGGAGAGAGTAATGGCAGACTTTAAAATGCGTGGTCATATCCTGCTGGCTGAGAATGAGAAAAAGGAGAATAACAACTCTTTGCTCACAAAGCAACaatcagaggacagagacatggCTGAAGTGGAGGAGGACACAGTTAATGGCTTAAAAGGACTGAG GACCAATCTGAGCAAAACGTGGACCTGGCCCAAAAAGAATTCCACCTTAAATGACAGAACAGAGCCAACTTCTCATACTATTACAATAAATCAACAAA gTACCGATTACATCGATACCAAGCAAGTCAGAGATAAGGAGAAATTAAAGGCTggtgaaacaaaaaaacaactcagagaTCTGTCTGTCATCGTGGGCATTAAAAAAGACCTGATCAAAGAGCTTGTCAAAACTG aaaaagagctcaAAGCTTTGTTGAAACACAATAGGTACAGTAAAGAAAGTAGAGACGACGTGTTGCAAATACTGCTCATACACGGCCAACAAATCCAAGCTCAGGTCTATTCCAGCCTTCAGCACATGAagaagcagagagcagagctTCAGGCCAGGCTCAAACACATGGAAGAGACCAGCAATGACCACCAAACCACAAACCTG GTAAAGAGTACAGGAGATGATCTTGTGAATAAAAGCGGTCAACAGAAAACATCAGTGGAAAAG CTGCCTGAGAGCTGCTGGctggagacggaggaagagctggagctcaggaggagagcagagctgcagaagttAAAGGATGAGCAGAAGAGAAGGGATGAGGTGCTCAAGCACAGGGAAGCCTGTGCACAACAGATAAACAAACTCGAGTTCAAGATGCTGCTGTCTAGTCag ATTTTTCAGACTCTTGCAGAAGACCTGCGGCACGTGTCTATGAGTTTGGATTCTCTGGAAAGAAGTAGCATGGAGATGCAGAGGGGCGATTCCACCGCTGAGAGTCaagaaggagagagacagaggctgaaaatgaaaaaagagacTCTGGATGCTCAGCTGCAGGACGGCAGGGTGCTGAGTGTTGAG gaggaggagtcaCTGGTCCTGCTAGAGGAAGATTGTGAAGCTTTGGATGCAGCTCTGGAGTTTGAAAACATCTGTATAcaagagaggcagaagaggatAAACACAAACTCCTCCTCAAATCAGTCACCAAACACTGAACCTGACCAGCTGACTGCTGTCATCAGGAAGATAAGGACACTTTCAGCCACAGAGGTTTCTGAACTACTCATCAAATATTTCAACAAA GTTGTTTGTCTTCGTGAGACATTGCAGAATTTGCACTTGCGCTGTGACGAGCTGGAACTCGTAgttagagagaaagagatgatgGTTAATAAGATGGACTCGAACAGACAGCGGCTGACTCTGGATGCAGACCGCCGGCTCACGCAGCTACAACGGGATCATCAATTCAACATCCAGCAATTATTGCAGAAACTTAGAG TGGGTGTTTCAGGAGAGGAACTGCAGGCTGgtgaagaaaagaggaaatatttggAGAGAGAGCTCCTTTTTTATAAAAGCTCTGCTCGGGAGCTCAAAAGGAAACTCAAAGAGACTGGTGCTGACATGGCAAAATTTGCTGGAGACCAAGAACAACTACAAAACACAGAGTCAAGTACAAGAGAACAGGACCCTCTGGTGGATAT aaagacaaaaaagcACCTGCTGGCGGAGGAAGGCAATGGAAGAGGAACCACTCACACACTGAAGAAATCTTCTGTTGACATGTTGTGA
- the LOC105418540 gene encoding kinesin-like protein KIF27 isoform X2, protein MSEVNIQVAVRIRPLLPKELLRHHCECVKVIPGSAQMFVNPDRLFTFDHAFGPSASQDEVYRACIQPMVRSLLDGYNATVFCYGETGSGKTYTISGGGQDDEGGIIEHVARDVFGYLDEKLKSNEIDVATVHMSYLELYMEEVRDLLDLPTNQKGLNVRDDINGNTVVVGARESAVNSAEELLSLVEMSSAARQTCTTRMNDKSSRSHTVLTILINQQCNNDSNTLCSSKFCLVDLAGSERVKKTGNTGKHFKESIHINTDLLAVGNVIRALSDRALNFCGKTRKSTFIPFRDAKITRLLRDSLGGTSHTLMMTCVNPSSNSLAETLNVLYFASKARHIRNHPAKQPIHTDPKYNQKLARARISELENEVKLLKEVIEEKQMMIKEVALENIGSEDQRGGDIHFKQGEPLQYWMLTQEAAALLAKISSPSPSFKQELQDWQERLTTINHQHPEDGADFSLSALKLKDELNKCKEALTLKEQQKQQKEAENCLLKRQLQILLEENKTYLQGSGEERKCSHLETEHYLEQQMLISRLRNNLLVIKTSSLDAGTYGATDNNSQSVCLRHGCKYENTGRVRSSPPAYSLERVMADFKMRGHILLAENEKKENNNSLLTKQQSEDRDMAEVEEDTVNGLKGLRTNLSKTWTWPKKNSTLNDRTEPTSHTITINQQSTDYIDTKQVRDKEKLKAGETKKQLRDLSVIVGIKKDLIKELVKTEKELKALLKHNRYSKESRDDVLQILLIHGQQIQAQVYSSLQHMKKQRAELQARLKHMEETSNDHQTTNLVKSTGDDLVNKSGQQKTSVEKLPESCWLETEEELELRRRAELQKLKDEQKRRDEVLKHREACAQQINKLEFKMLLSSQTLAEDLRHVSMSLDSLERSSMEMQRGDSTAESQEGERQRLKMKKETLDAQLQDGRVLSVEEEESLVLLEEDCEALDAALEFENICIQERQKRINTNSSSNQSPNTEPDQLTAVIRKIRTLSATEVSELLIKYFNKVVCLRETLQNLHLRCDELELVVREKEMMVNKMDSNRQRLTLDADRRLTQLQRDHQFNIQQLLQKLRVGVSGEELQAGEEKRKYLERELLFYKSSARELKRKLKETGADMAKFAGDQEQLQNTESSTREQDPLVDIKTKKHLLAEEGNGRGTTHTLKKSSVDML, encoded by the exons ATGAGCGAGGTCAACATCCAGGTGGCGGTCCGCATCCGTCCTTTGCTTCCCAAAGAGCTTCTTCGCCACCATTGTGAGTGTGTAAAGGTGATTCCGGGTAGTGCGCAGATGTTTGTGAACCCAGACAGGCTTTTCACGTTCGACCACGCATTTGGACCTTCAGCCAGCCAGGATGAGGTTTACAGGGCCTGCATTCAGCCCATGGTGAGATCCCTGCTGGACGGGTACAACGCCACCGTGTTCTGTTATGGAGAGACCGGTTCTGGAAAGACCTACACCATCAGCGGGGGTGGCCAAG ATGACGAGGGGGGGATTATTGAACACGTGGCTCGGGATGTGTTTGGTTATCTGGATGAGAAATTAAAAAGTAATGAAATTGATGTAGCCACGGTGCACATGTCCTACCTGGAACTGTACATGGAGGAAGTGCGAGACCTGCTGGACTTGCCAACTAATCAGAAAGGCCTCAATGTCAGAGACGACATTAATGGGAACACAG TGGTTGTGGGAGCCAGGGAGAGTGCTGTCAACTCAGCAGAGGAGCTACTAAGTCTTGTTGAGATGAGCTCTGCCGCGCGACAAACCTGCACCACAAGGATGAACGACAAGTCAAGTCGTTCTCACACTGTTCTCACGATTCTGATCAACCAGCAATGCAACAACGACTCAAACACTCTCTGCTCTTCCAAGTTCTGCCTGGTCGACCTAGCAGGTTCTGAACGCGTTAAAAAGACGGGAAACACCGGAAAGCATTTCAAAGAGTCTATTCACATCAACACGGACCTACTGGCTGTTGGGAATGTCATCCGTGCCCTTTCTGATAGAGCTCTAAATTTCTGTGGCAAAACACGCAAGAGCACTTTCATACCATTTCGGGACGCTAAGATCACCCGTCTTCTCCGGGATTCCTTGGGAGGCACCTCTCACACACTGATGATGACATGCGTGAACCCCTCCAGCAACAGCTTAGCTGAGACTCTAAATGTGCTTTACTTTGCTTCCAAGGCTCGTCACATCCGCAACCATCCTGCCAAGCAGCCCATTCACACCGACCCAAAATACAATCAGAAACTTGCTAGGGCTCGGATAAGCGAACTTGAAAATGAAGTCAAGTTACTGAAGGAGGTAAtagaagagaagcagatgatgatAAAAGAAGTGGCTTTAGAAAACATCGGCAGTGAGGaccagagggggggggacaTACATTTTAAACAAGGTGAACCACTGCAATACTGGATGCTCACGCAGGAAGCGGCAGCACTGCTGGCAAAGATCTCTAGTCCAAGTCCATCTTtcaaacaggagctgcaggattgGCAGGAAAGATTGACAACCATCAACCACCAACATCCAGAGGATGGAGCAGACTTTTCACTTTCTGCATTAAAGCTTAAAGATGAACTCAATAAATGCAAG GAAGCTCTCACTCTAAAggaacaacagaagcagcaaaaggAGGCAGAAAACTGTCTGCTCAAAAGACAATTACAAATACTGCTTGAGGAGAATAAAACCTACCTTCAGGGCTCGGGGGAGGAAAGGAAATGCAGTCATTtagag ACTGAACATTATTTGGAGCAGCAGATGTTAATCAGTCGTCTTCGCAACAATCTTCTGGTGATCAAGACCTCATCATTGGACGCAGGGACTTATGGGGCAACAGACAACAACTCTCAGAGTGTTTGCTTGAGACATGGTTGCAAATACGAGAATACAGGGAGG GTTCGCTCCAGTCCCCCAGCCTATTCTCTGGAGAGAGTAATGGCAGACTTTAAAATGCGTGGTCATATCCTGCTGGCTGAGAATGAGAAAAAGGAGAATAACAACTCTTTGCTCACAAAGCAACaatcagaggacagagacatggCTGAAGTGGAGGAGGACACAGTTAATGGCTTAAAAGGACTGAG GACCAATCTGAGCAAAACGTGGACCTGGCCCAAAAAGAATTCCACCTTAAATGACAGAACAGAGCCAACTTCTCATACTATTACAATAAATCAACAAA gTACCGATTACATCGATACCAAGCAAGTCAGAGATAAGGAGAAATTAAAGGCTggtgaaacaaaaaaacaactcagagaTCTGTCTGTCATCGTGGGCATTAAAAAAGACCTGATCAAAGAGCTTGTCAAAACTG aaaaagagctcaAAGCTTTGTTGAAACACAATAGGTACAGTAAAGAAAGTAGAGACGACGTGTTGCAAATACTGCTCATACACGGCCAACAAATCCAAGCTCAGGTCTATTCCAGCCTTCAGCACATGAagaagcagagagcagagctTCAGGCCAGGCTCAAACACATGGAAGAGACCAGCAATGACCACCAAACCACAAACCTG GTAAAGAGTACAGGAGATGATCTTGTGAATAAAAGCGGTCAACAGAAAACATCAGTGGAAAAG CTGCCTGAGAGCTGCTGGctggagacggaggaagagctggagctcaggaggagagcagagctgcagaagttAAAGGATGAGCAGAAGAGAAGGGATGAGGTGCTCAAGCACAGGGAAGCCTGTGCACAACAGATAAACAAACTCGAGTTCAAGATGCTGCTGTCTAGTCag ACTCTTGCAGAAGACCTGCGGCACGTGTCTATGAGTTTGGATTCTCTGGAAAGAAGTAGCATGGAGATGCAGAGGGGCGATTCCACCGCTGAGAGTCaagaaggagagagacagaggctgaaaatgaaaaaagagacTCTGGATGCTCAGCTGCAGGACGGCAGGGTGCTGAGTGTTGAG gaggaggagtcaCTGGTCCTGCTAGAGGAAGATTGTGAAGCTTTGGATGCAGCTCTGGAGTTTGAAAACATCTGTATAcaagagaggcagaagaggatAAACACAAACTCCTCCTCAAATCAGTCACCAAACACTGAACCTGACCAGCTGACTGCTGTCATCAGGAAGATAAGGACACTTTCAGCCACAGAGGTTTCTGAACTACTCATCAAATATTTCAACAAA GTTGTTTGTCTTCGTGAGACATTGCAGAATTTGCACTTGCGCTGTGACGAGCTGGAACTCGTAgttagagagaaagagatgatgGTTAATAAGATGGACTCGAACAGACAGCGGCTGACTCTGGATGCAGACCGCCGGCTCACGCAGCTACAACGGGATCATCAATTCAACATCCAGCAATTATTGCAGAAACTTAGAG TGGGTGTTTCAGGAGAGGAACTGCAGGCTGgtgaagaaaagaggaaatatttggAGAGAGAGCTCCTTTTTTATAAAAGCTCTGCTCGGGAGCTCAAAAGGAAACTCAAAGAGACTGGTGCTGACATGGCAAAATTTGCTGGAGACCAAGAACAACTACAAAACACAGAGTCAAGTACAAGAGAACAGGACCCTCTGGTGGATAT aaagacaaaaaagcACCTGCTGGCGGAGGAAGGCAATGGAAGAGGAACCACTCACACACTGAAGAAATCTTCTGTTGACATGTTGTGA
- the qng1 gene encoding queuosine 5'-phosphate N-glycosylase/hydrolase gives MGSPLPPRESGQYIAERSQDVSVEEGGVERVAEMLYNLRHSDSLTARSWKKANPLAPSHNSDQAFNWVFVVDTMNFSFWPESESQQCEVTYKGITYTGYMTLCAAISRAMDEGIPITEPKYFSQMSVQELAHILRSDNETPMPMLEERHQVLTEGGRVLLEHGGSFRSFINPAGNDALKMVELIVEKIPSYRDEATYEGKRVSFYKRAQILVADLWGIMEARGEGDIINIDRLTMFADYRVPQALVYLGVLQYSDGLMQALKNGELLASGDREEVEIRGCSIWSVELIKERFCKLVQERDTQTCSINSAIIDFYLWPYAKQHHKEMAHIPIHHTRCVYY, from the exons ATGGGGTCACCTTTGCCTCCCCGTGAATCTGGGCAATATATTGCAGAAAGGAGTCAGGATGTGAgtgtggaggaaggaggagtggagagggtgGCAGAGATGCTCTACAACCTCCGGCACAGTGACAGTCTGACTGCCAGGAGCTGGAAGAAAGCAAATCCGCTGGCTCCATCACACAACTCCGACCAG GCCTTTAACTGGGTGTTTGTGGTCGACACTATGAACTTCTCCTTCTGGCCAGAGAGTGAGAGTCAACAGTGTGAGGTGACCTATAAAGGGATTACATACACAGGCTACATGACTCTTTGCGCAGCCATCTCCAGGGCCATGGATGAAG GTATTCCCATCACTGAGCCAAAGTACTTCTCTCAGATGAGTGTGCAGGAGTTGGCCCATATCCTCCGATCAGACAACGAAACACCCATGCCCATGCTTGAGGAGCGCCACCAG GTGCTGACTGAAGGCGGCCGCGTCCTGCTGGAGCATGGTGGGAGCTTCAGGAGTTTTATCAACCCAGCTGGGAATGATGCACTGAAGATGGTGGAGCTCATTGTGGAGAAGATCCCTTCATACAGGGACGAAGCTACATATGAG GGGAAGAGAGTCTCATTCTATAAGCGAGCTCAGATCCTGGTGGCAGACCTCTGGGGCATCATGGAGgccagaggagagggagacatCATCAACATCGATCGGCTCACCATGTTTGCTGACTACAGGGTTCCCCAGGCTCTCGTCTACCTTGGAGTACTGCAGTACTCTGATGGGCTGATGCAGGCGCTGAAGAATG GCGAGCTGCTCGCTTCTGGAGACAGGGAAGAGGTCGAGATCCGAGGCTGTTCGATTTGGTCTGTGGAGCTGATCAAAGAGCGTTTTTGCAAGCTGGTGCAGGAGAGAGACACGCAGACATGCAGCATCAACTCCGCAATTATTGACTTCTACCTGTGGCCTTATGCCAAGCAACATCACAAAGAGATGGCCCACATTCCCATACACCACACCCGCTGTGTTTACTACTGA